A segment of the Salminus brasiliensis chromosome 1, fSalBra1.hap2, whole genome shotgun sequence genome:
gtgtgaatttgtTTCATTTAGtgtcgtgtttgtgtgtgggtatgtatgtgtgttacacatacactgcagaaagtcttctctggtTTTTGGCTCTGAGGATAAAATCTGAACTGCTGCAGCTGtggagacacacaaacacaacagtcCAACAGcataaatagaatagaatagaatagagtagagtagagtagaatagaattaaAATGTTTCTGAAGATTAAAGATAAAGTTTAAAACGTAAAAACAATCTTTATTTCTAAGAAACTTAGAAGATCAGTCatttcagtctttctctctctctctaaaaccGGATTTATCTGTTGATAAATATAACAGTTTTGTAGAAATATGAGAgaagtaataacagtaataatagaaGAACagcaataatacaataattcatgtaaagcaaataaatgatatttttaAGGAGTgctcttttaaatgtatgtgAATTACACTGATCAGTTACCAGCAtctttcttgtgtgtgtgtgtgtgtgtgtgtgtgtgtgtgtgtgtgtgttattggtcTGATGAAATATGACACTCTGTTACAGTGTGAATCTGTAAGGGTGGACCAATTCCAGCCACCAGAGGGCAGCGGTAGTCCGATAATCAGTCCTAACTCCCAGCACCTGGTGAGCTGAGTATATATACTCCTCAAGGAACAACCAGAGTGGCTGGTTCTTTGTGGAGCACATAGTGTTTACAACATACAGGCGGTTATTTGGTGTCGTTTCATACACTGTGTTCCTTCTGTCTTGTTTCTTTTGGAAAGTTAGGTCTCACCCTTTCCTACTTTCCAATTTCTGTTCAAAAGAAGGCAGTGAGGTTTCTCCATCCCCTTCTCCTAGTTTACTCATTTATCTTTAGGAAGAACTGGAGGTTCAAGGAACCTTCCTCCTTTCCCTCCTTATTTTTCTGCCATAGCTTTGTTTGGGAGTCCAAGCTATTTAGTTCGCCTCAGTTCAAAGAAGGCAGCCAGCCTCCCCTGGCATCGTTGTCTGGTTTTCCTGCTCAAACCCTCCCTTGTGCAGTGGTAAAGTAGTGGTAAAGTACCTGGTTTCTGATCCCGTGGACCTGGGTTCAATTCCCACTGAAAGTTGGGATATCATTAAGTTCTGATACCCATGCCTTTCTGTTCCACATCTTGACAGCTAAGTGTTTAGGTCATATTCTAACTACCACTGGTAGCTCTATCGGTAGGGCCCTGGACTAGTCCCGCTAGTGCTACCATTACAGAATCAGCTGCTGGACACAGGTGGTGGCTGCAGTGCGTGGTCAGTGTGTAGAGGAACAGTAAGAGGAACAGAGTTCAATTAGATAATTTCTATGGAGCTCAGAGGAAACTTGTCTCACTTGTCCTCTTTCTGTCCAAGTAAAGATTCCCATCCTTATGTCTGACAGCAGGACAGCTGCTCTTACCATGTGGAGGGATCTTCCTGAACTCCTCTCTGCAGAATTCCTGTAGTCGCTCTTTCAGCTCAGAGACAGATTTCCTCACTCCATCAAATGAGGGATGTTGATGGACAGTGATGCTGGCTGAGTCCTCAGATCcagaagagacacagagagactggAAACTCTACAGAGAGAAGAAACACAATGGAGGAAGATGAAGGTGGAGAAGAGAGATGAAGGAGATCAGAGCAAATGAGACTAAAGAGAAAGTTGGGATTACAGACAGCTTTATTTAGTGGAGCTTAATGAACTTCTGCTGAGAGGAGCTTTACAAGCTTGATGAGGAGCAGCTTCCTCTGTAGATCAGTGAGTGTTACCTGGAGGAAATGGAGGTGATCCTCTGTGTGTGAAAGCTGCTCCAGCTCAGTGTGTCTCCTCTTTAGATCAGCCATCTCCTGCTGCAGTTTCTCCAGGAGTTCTTCAGCTCCACTCAGTTCAGCCTTCTCCTGAGCTCTGATCAGCTCTGTTAGCTCAGAGCGCTTTTTCTCAATTGAGCGGATCAGCTCAGTAAAGATCCTCTCACTGTCCTCCACTGCTGATTGTGCAGAgcgctgttacacacacacacacacacacacacacacacacacacagagtgaatATTCTCTagaaggctaatgtagcagtggtgtaaaagtactCTGATTCTGATGAGATCTGAGTAACAGTAAGAGTGAAGGAaaggagctggaggaagaatcAATCAGAGTAAAGAGGAAATATTTGCTAAAGGGAAGAAAGGAAAAGTGAAAGCTGCAATGAATCAAatcacttctaatgaatgtgatCTTTAGCAGAGCTGTTTCAGTACTGTGACCTGATCTGGATcctattttcatttatttgtgtAAAGATTCAATTTTCTAGTATTTTACTGAACCACAGTAGGTTGGACTCATGTTTGAggtaaacactaaaacacaGAACAGTACTGAAGATCCTCACATTCTGATTATTAGATCTTTGTGTTGATTAAAAAATGTTGTAAATGATGTTGTAAAAAAGCATAGCAGGTAAATATTTCtgcttttttactttaaagCCGTTCTAACAACAACTGGAAGCTCCTATTCGATCAGTAACAGATCATTTGTTCAGGAAATGTAGTAAAAATAAGGTAACCTTGTTTATGTGGAGTCTGACACTGTATTacacactgttatctataaacatggaaaAGAAATGATCTGTGCGTTTGTCAGGTTTTATAGATTAGaaatagctacattagcctcagtcCTTCACTGCAGAACTgaaaagcaaacttcagaccccGAACAGCTTTTGACTCTGTTtgggaaaaggagaaaaactgTGTCTTTCTGTTCTCACCTTAAGAGTGTTCACTGTCTGTTCCAGCTCCTGcagcttcttctgcttctcctgGATCCTCTGCTGGAGTTTCTCCTGCATCTCTTTTAGCTGAGTCTATGAACAAACACATTTGATGATGTTTATGAATTTGTGTGAATTATGATCTAGATGGGTAGATGGCTGTTGGCTGGTTACACATTCACTAACTGCTCTGATCAGTTTATTGAACTCTTCCGTACAAACAGCATTTGAACTCATTCCTTCAAAATCTATGTACTAAAATCAAGAACCAACTTTCTTTAACTCGATCAACTGATTAATGAAACTCCTTCTGGATGAGGAATCTAATTAGTCTGAGCTGATTCTGAATGATCTAACAGTTCTCACCTGTTTCCTGCTTCTTTCTGTTGTAGCTGAGACTGTATCGTGTCCCCTGTGATCCTCCATTGTGCATAAATAGCAGATAGAGCTCTGATCAGTACGACAGTAGATCTcgatcagtctgtcatgctgaGAGCAGATCTTCTCTTGTAGCTGGGTGGACGCTTTGACcagcttgtgcttcttccaaGTAGGAACTTCAGAGTGAGGTTTAAGATGAGTTTCACAAAAGGAGGCCAGACACGTCAGACAGGACTTGATGGCTTTGAGTTTTCTCCCGGTGCAGAAATCACACTCCACATCTCCAGGTCCAGCGTAACGGGGAGCAGGAGAAGCAGCTTGGAGTTGTGTCTTCTTCAGTTTCTCCACCACTTCAGCCAGCATGTTGTTCCTGCGTAGAACAGGCCTTGGAGTGAACGTCTCTCTGCACTGGGGGCAGCTGTAGACCCCCTTCTGTTCATCCTGATCCCAGCAGCCATTAATACACACCATACAGAAACTGTGTCCACAGTGGATGGTCACTGGATCCTTCAGCAGATCCAGAcagactggacagctgaactgcTCGTGATCTACTGAAATACTGGCCTCTGCCATTTTCCTGCACTTCtagactgagagagagcagcaCTCTGAGATCACTTTCGTTTTCTCTGAACTGAGCAGGAGGGACTTCCTGCTTTCCTGCTGCTCAGAGTGTCacagagaggggaggagagagagagtgagagagagagagagagagagagagagagagataaagaggacAGAACTGATTGGTGGACGGGGAACTAAATATCTTGCACTTTTGCAGAACACATGACCGTTTAACTATTAGCTAAATTCATCAGCAAGAAATACAGCATTAAGTGGCTTTTACACACAGTGCTCCTCATGATCCAGGAGGGAGAGGAGCACACTTGGCTAAATCCCTCATGGTGGGACATATTATTAGGTACTTCTTATTTGACATTATTTTACGGACTGTTAAAGATTGATGGAAAATAACAGCCATTTTCAACAgtattattctgttattttaatgAAAGATGCATTTCTGTTGTAAATGGTCTGAATGTGAAAAGCATTATGGGACATTTTTTAGACAAGTCCTAATAAAGCCACTCTGCACAAGCAGCCTGCTTTAACCTCTTCATTACAGTTTGTACTTTAGacacattttactgtgtttttatgaattatttagcgtTGTATTAACAGTGATATCATGTGTTTATAAAAGCAGcattttactgtacatttctacaacagtgtaacaggcaGGACTTGTTCATTTATTATGTATCAGTCAGGATCTGTGAAGGACCTGTTAGCATGTATTATGCATCAGCTAGGACCTGGGGAGAGTTCTCCTCCCGCGAGCTGTATTGGGCAGCGCCCACAGGTGTAGTCTGCGTCTATTGGGCATGACGTCAACACAGCATGGCGCCTATATCTATCCGGACTTGCGCAACAGCGTTTGTTTGGCGTGGTGAACGCAGGTAGTATGAGTTATTGCTCTACAGACGGTGGGTGGATCATGTTTTATAGGAAGTGTTCTGTCTGTTTGTTCAGTTGAGGTACTTAATAAATCTGAGTTCAGGTAACTGTGGTGCCGCATTAGTTAAAGTGGACTGGGTTCTATTGGTGGACCCATTTGGTATTAAGGTTACATTTACAGTAACTTATTGGAAACCctgctacttttttttttgttgctacaAATCACTGCCATGTTTAAACAGTGTAACAAGCAGTGCAGTGATGCTGAGACTAATGCTGTGTATGAACCATAACACACTCTGCTCTGACAAATCtaatttgtgtatatatttatttattttaattagtttAGTGGACAGTCACATGAGCACAGCTAGTCAAGTCTCCCTGTTccatctccagcaccatcacactgAATGTGGGGGTGACCCAACACAGTGCCCCAGGGGGTTCTGAGTTCTCTGCTGAAAAACTCAAATCACTTCATGAAGTTCACCAATGATAAACCAGTGCTGGGTCTgatcagcatacagagaggaggtgcagagaCTGACAGACTAGTGTAAAGTCAGCAGCCCTTACCTGAAGGTAGACAAGACTAaagaaatggttgttgactttaGGAGAACGCTACAcaaccactctccgctcaacatcgACAGTCCAACAAGACTGCAACAGCACTTTCCCCACAAGCAATCTGACTCCAGTGAAAGCATTGCACTACATACTACCTCACTACATCCCTGGACTCTGCACATTTATTgacctatttaaaaaaaaaatggctgctCTAACCTGTGCTGCACTCTACTGGTTTGAACATGATATGCACATTTTATTGCACAACCCTACTCCCCACTACTCTCAGACTCTTATTTATTTGCACTCTCTAGTCTGCACTGTATGCCTTGTGTTGTGCTGTCTGTATTCGCTTGTTCTGTGTTGGACttttgtttctgtctgcactgtgttgcgttgcaccatggtcctggaggattgttttgtttcactgtgtactgtgAGTTAAAATGACCAAGCCTCTTGACTTGGTCAGTCATAGCTGATTAAAATTTGTATAAATATCTATGCTGACATCAGACACCTTAAACTGATAACTGACCTTTTTGTTTGACTTTATAATCTGATTGAAGCTACAAACACTGCAGGAATCTACAGAACAGTCATCATGGTCTTGTTAGCACAACATGCCTTTAAAACTCCAACCAGAAGACCTCATAAAGAACTGAGGAGTGGATGTAGCTCTTTGGGAGGAGTCACATTATCTGCTGCTCCCAGAAAAAATCTCCCTCATGCTGGTTAAGGGTCAGCAGATGAGGATTGCACCTCCAGAAGCAAAAAGACCATAAAGCTAATCCGTAATGAGATTAGTCTGACTTGTGTTTCCAGGTATAGCAGGATTGTGTGAACTGATTCAGATAGACAATATGGTCAGTGTGAACTTGCTGCTGGTCATATCTCATATGGATTAGTAACCACTGAAAGAAGCACATCAGCATTATACAGAGATATGAAGTTTATAGTGGACAGTCACATGATCACAGCTAGTCCAGTCTCCCTGTTTCATCCTGTTTATCTCTCATACGTTTGTTACAATGTCCAGTCTTACATTTCTCTGGTGTTTAGATCAGctcttacatttacatcacTACACTTCTCAAGTGGGTGGGTGTGAGACTCCCTCATTGTTCTCGAATCTCACAACAAACCTCTGAAATCTCCAACTTTACTAAATATCTGAGACTTCAAACTTATGCTGAAAGCATATTACTCAGCATGTTTGGATTCAGGGCCTTTATTCTGTCTTGATGTCCACTGTCTGCTGTGCAGCAAGAGGGACATCTTGTGCTGGTATGATGGTGCTATATGCcaaaggctagattactgtaatgcacttttgtcaggttgttccagcaggaacctcaataaacttcagctggttcaaaatgctgcagccagggtccttactaaaactacaaaccggattccaaaaaagttgggatactaaacaaattgtgaataaaaactgaatacaatgatgtggagatggcaaatgtcaatattatattcgtaatagaacatagatgacagatcaaaagtttaatctgagtaaatggaacattttaaaggagaaatatgttgattcaaaatttcatggcgtcaacaaatcccaaaaaagtttggacaagtagcaataagtggctggaaaaaggaaattgagcatataacgaacagctggaagaccaattaacactaattaggtcaattgacaacatgattgggtataaaaagagcttctcagagtgtcagtgtctctctgaagccgcgatggtaagaggatcaccaattccaccattgttgcgcagaaagatagtgcagcaataccagaatggtgttacccagcgtaaaatagcaaagacttttaagttatcatcatcaaccgtgcttaacatcatcaaaagattcagagaatctggaacaatcgctgtgtataagggtcaaggccgtaaaactctactggatgctcatgatctccgggcccttaaacgtcactgcacctcaaacaggaatgccactgtcaaggaaataacagaatgggctcaggaatacttccagaaatcattgtcagtgaacacaatccaccgtgccatccgccgttgccagctgaaactctacagtgcaaagaggaagccatttctaagcaagc
Coding sequences within it:
- the LOC140552254 gene encoding tripartite motif-containing protein 16-like — protein: MAEASISVDHEQFSCPVCLDLLKDPVTIHCGHSFCMVCINGCWDQDEQKGVYSCPQCRETFTPRPVLRRNNMLAEVVEKLKKTQLQAASPAPRYAGPGDVECDFCTGRKLKAIKSCLTCLASFCETHLKPHSEVPTWKKHKLVKASTQLQEKICSQHDRLIEIYCRTDQSSICYLCTMEDHRGHDTVSATTERSRKQTQLKEMQEKLQQRIQEKQKKLQELEQTVNTLKRSAQSAVEDSERIFTELIRSIEKKRSELTELIRAQEKAELSGAEELLEKLQQEMADLKRRHTELEQLSHTEDHLHFLQVTLTDLQRKLLLIKLSFQSLCVSSGSEDSASITVHQHPSFDGVRKSVSELKERLQEFCREEFRKIPPHAAAVQILSSEPKTREDFLQYHCRLTLDPNTVNNHLRLSEKNRVVMWSEEDQPYSDHPERFNSWYQVLCKESVCGRCYWEVEWSGGGCVYISVSYKGISRKGGGNECVFGCNSQSWSLVCSSSLSFLHNSIRTKVSAPPSSRIGVYVDHSAGTLSFYSVSDTMTLLHTLHTTFTQPLYAGFWVCGGSTVRLCDKK